The DNA sequence CAATGAAAAGATACATAAGATGAGCCGCAGCATGGGCATGACAATCCTGACAACCTCGCGCGGTTTGATGACGAGTGAAAAAGCGCTCAAAGAGAAGGTTGGCGGAGAAGCTCTCTGCTACGTGTGGTAGGATTAGAGGATTATTATGTCGAGAATAGGTAGAGCCCCGATAACCGTACCGGACAAGGTGAAAATCGAATTGTCTGGATGCGATATGAAGGTCACCGGACCCAAAGGTTCGTTGGAAAAAACCTTCCATCCTTCGATGAAGATCAAGATCGACAAAAGCGTCGTTACGGTTGAGCGTCCGGGCGACAGCAAATTTCATCGTTCGCTTCACGGCCTGACCCGCCAGTTAATTTTCAACATGGTGCAAGGCGTGACCGTGGGATTCCAGAGGGAACTGGAAATCCAGGGTGTAGGTTATCGTGCAGAACTCGTCGGCAAGGCTTTGAAAATTGCCGTTGGATTTTCGCATCCGATAATTGTCAAGCCGGTGCCGGGAATTTCGGTTGTGCTTGATGACCCGACGCATTTCAAAGTCGTCGGAATGGATAAAGAACTGGTCGGTATGATGGCGTCGAAAATACGCGGCTTCCGTCCGCCGGAACCATACAAGGGCAAAGGTATTCGCTACAAGGGCGAGGCCGTACGCAAGAAAGCCGGCAAGACCGCGGCATAGTGGAGTAACAAAATGTCTGACAAGAATTCGATACATCAACGCATGCAGAAACGCCGCCAAATGCGCGTGCGTAAAAAAGTTCAGGGTTCAGCGACTCGTCCGCGTTTGTCGGTCTATCGTTCGGCCAAGAATATCTATGCGCAAGTTATTGATGATGTCGCCGGTATCACGCTGGTTTCATCATCGAGCATTGACAAGGATATGGTCGAGACGGTAAAGACCGCTAAGAAGAAGGGCGATCTGTCCACCCTGGTCGGCGAAAGTGTCGCGAAGAAGGCGATTGCCAAGGGCATCGAATTAGTCGTGTTCGATCGCAATCGTTACGAGTACCACGGGCGCGTCAAAGGCGTTGCCGAAGGTGCTCGCAAAGCTGGTTTGAAATTTTAGTCGGTAGATTGAGGTATATAGTTTGGCTCGCTACGAATCA is a window from the bacterium genome containing:
- the rplF gene encoding 50S ribosomal protein L6, which translates into the protein MSRIGRAPITVPDKVKIELSGCDMKVTGPKGSLEKTFHPSMKIKIDKSVVTVERPGDSKFHRSLHGLTRQLIFNMVQGVTVGFQRELEIQGVGYRAELVGKALKIAVGFSHPIIVKPVPGISVVLDDPTHFKVVGMDKELVGMMASKIRGFRPPEPYKGKGIRYKGEAVRKKAGKTAA
- a CDS encoding 50S ribosomal protein L18; its protein translation is MSDKNSIHQRMQKRRQMRVRKKVQGSATRPRLSVYRSAKNIYAQVIDDVAGITLVSSSSIDKDMVETVKTAKKKGDLSTLVGESVAKKAIAKGIELVVFDRNRYEYHGRVKGVAEGARKAGLKF